A single window of Streptomyces cathayae DNA harbors:
- a CDS encoding MarR family winged helix-turn-helix transcriptional regulator: protein MAGQAQYEELVRQLSAFSAVKRELRRNMPADCHSGSAAVLTALGRHGDMHMSRLAELLVLDLSVTSRHVAHLVERGWIERSPDPADKRSRILRVTPAGHARLDELFRQTTHLLAERLDHWSEEEIGQLTQLMARLRDSFGDCRPTPRATPPPGPAETTYTPAHV from the coding sequence ATGGCCGGGCAGGCGCAGTACGAGGAGCTCGTACGGCAGCTCAGTGCTTTCAGCGCGGTGAAGCGGGAGCTCCGCCGGAACATGCCGGCCGACTGTCACAGCGGCTCCGCCGCCGTGCTGACGGCACTCGGCCGCCACGGCGACATGCACATGAGCAGGCTCGCCGAGCTGCTCGTCCTCGATCTGTCGGTCACCAGCCGCCACGTCGCCCATCTGGTCGAGCGCGGGTGGATCGAGCGCTCCCCCGACCCGGCCGACAAGCGCTCCCGCATCCTGCGTGTCACCCCGGCGGGCCACGCCCGGCTCGACGAGCTGTTCCGGCAGACCACGCACCTGCTCGCCGAGCGCCTGGACCACTGGTCCGAAGAGGAGATCGGACAGCTCACCCAGCTCATGGCCCGGCTCAGGGACAGCTTCGGTGACTGCCGCCCCACGCCCCGTGCGACGCCGCCTCCCGGCCCCGCGGAGACCACGTACACGCCCGCGCACGTCTAA